A single window of Streptomyces cathayae DNA harbors:
- a CDS encoding aldehyde dehydrogenase family protein: MASTLTPPTLTLKAGTSWTDAWQRCLAVAPEAFRDDRVLNLWNAAWQADGSTLPAVSPVDGSPVVGPPRLDRATAQDAVRAALDQHRAWRHVPLPERRARVAATLDALTEHRELLALLLVWEIGKPWRLAQADVDRAIDGVRWYVDGIDAMVAGRAPLDGPVSNIASWNYPMSVLVHALLVQALAGNAVIAKTPTDGGVACLTLAAALAAREGIPVTLVSGSGGELSEALLRAPEIGCVSFVGGRDTGAAVATAVADLGKRHILEQEGLNTWGIWNHSDWDALAAVVPKLFDYGKQRCTAYPRFVVQRRLFDEFLAAYLPAVRTLRIGHPLAVEHPDDPCPRLDFGPVINAAKAKELRDQITEAVDRGAVPLHHGEEADARFLPGQDTSAYVQPVTLLDPPPSSPLYHAEPFGPVDTIVLVDTEAELLAAMNASNGALVATLSTDDRATYDRLAPQIRAFKVGHGTPRSRGDRDELFGGFGASWRGAFVGGELLVRAVTQGPAGERLPGNFPEYHLMP, from the coding sequence ATGGCATCCACCCTCACCCCACCCACCCTCACCCTCAAAGCCGGCACCTCCTGGACCGACGCCTGGCAGCGCTGCCTCGCCGTCGCCCCCGAGGCCTTCCGGGACGACCGCGTCCTCAACCTCTGGAACGCCGCCTGGCAGGCCGACGGCAGCACACTGCCCGCCGTCAGCCCCGTCGACGGCAGCCCCGTCGTCGGCCCGCCGCGCCTGGACCGGGCCACCGCCCAGGACGCCGTACGTGCCGCGCTCGACCAGCACCGCGCCTGGCGGCACGTCCCGCTGCCGGAACGCCGCGCCCGCGTCGCCGCCACCCTGGACGCCCTCACCGAACACCGCGAACTGCTCGCCCTCCTCCTCGTCTGGGAGATCGGCAAACCCTGGCGGCTCGCCCAGGCGGACGTCGACCGGGCCATCGACGGCGTGCGCTGGTACGTCGACGGCATCGACGCCATGGTCGCCGGCCGGGCCCCGCTGGACGGGCCGGTGTCCAACATCGCGAGCTGGAACTACCCGATGAGCGTGCTCGTCCACGCCCTGCTGGTCCAGGCGCTGGCGGGCAACGCGGTCATCGCCAAGACCCCGACCGACGGCGGCGTCGCCTGTCTGACCCTGGCCGCGGCGCTCGCCGCCCGCGAGGGGATCCCCGTGACCCTCGTCAGCGGCAGCGGGGGCGAACTGTCGGAGGCCCTGCTGCGGGCGCCCGAGATCGGCTGCGTCTCCTTCGTCGGCGGCCGCGACACCGGCGCCGCGGTGGCCACGGCCGTCGCCGACCTCGGCAAGCGGCACATCCTCGAACAGGAGGGCCTCAACACCTGGGGCATCTGGAACCACTCGGACTGGGACGCGCTCGCGGCGGTCGTCCCCAAGCTCTTCGACTACGGCAAGCAGCGCTGCACGGCGTATCCGCGCTTCGTCGTCCAGCGCCGGCTGTTCGACGAGTTCCTGGCCGCGTACCTCCCCGCGGTGCGCACGCTCAGGATCGGCCACCCGCTCGCCGTGGAGCACCCCGACGACCCCTGCCCGCGGCTGGACTTCGGACCGGTGATCAACGCGGCCAAGGCGAAGGAGCTGCGCGACCAGATCACCGAGGCCGTCGACCGCGGCGCCGTACCGCTGCACCACGGCGAGGAGGCGGACGCCCGCTTCCTGCCCGGCCAGGACACCTCGGCGTACGTCCAGCCCGTCACGCTGCTGGACCCGCCCCCGTCGTCGCCGCTGTACCACGCGGAGCCGTTCGGGCCGGTCGACACGATCGTCCTGGTCGACACCGAGGCGGAGCTGCTGGCCGCCATGAACGCGTCCAATGGTGCGTTGGTGGCCACGCTGTCCACGGACGACCGGGCCACCTACGACCGACTCGCCCCGCAGATCCGCGCGTTCAAGGTCGGCCACGGCACCCCGCGCTCCCGTGGCGACCGGGACGAACTGTTCGGCGGGTTCGGCGCCTCCTGGCGCGGCGCGTTCGTCGGCGGCGAGCTGCTGGTCCGCGCCGTGACACAGGGTCCGGCGGGAGAGCGGCTGCCGGGCAACTTCCCGGAGTACCACCTCATGCCCTGA
- the sucD gene encoding succinate--CoA ligase subunit alpha, whose protein sequence is MAIHLTKESKVLVQGMTGGEGMKHTRRMLAAGTNVVGGVNPRKAGRTVDFDDRAVPVFGSVADGIQATGADVTVVFVPPAHAKAAVVEAADAGIGLAVVITEGIPVHDSVAFITYARQKGTRVVGPNCPGLITPGQSNAGIIPADITKPGRIGLVSKSGTLTYQLMYELRDIGFSTCVGIGGDPVVGTTHIDCLAAFQEDPDTDLVVLIGEIGGDAEERAAAYIGEHVTKPVVAYIAGFTAPEGRTMGHAGAIVSGSSGTAQAKKDALEAVGVRVGGTPTETARHVLAVLEAGR, encoded by the coding sequence ATGGCGATCCACCTCACCAAGGAGAGCAAGGTCCTCGTCCAGGGCATGACCGGCGGCGAGGGCATGAAGCACACCCGGCGGATGCTCGCCGCCGGCACGAACGTCGTCGGCGGGGTCAACCCCCGAAAGGCCGGCCGGACCGTCGACTTCGACGACCGTGCGGTGCCCGTCTTCGGATCGGTCGCCGACGGCATACAGGCGACCGGAGCCGACGTCACGGTCGTCTTCGTACCGCCCGCCCACGCCAAGGCCGCCGTCGTGGAGGCGGCCGACGCCGGCATCGGCCTGGCCGTCGTCATCACCGAGGGCATCCCCGTCCACGACTCCGTCGCCTTCATCACGTACGCACGGCAGAAGGGCACCCGGGTCGTCGGCCCCAACTGCCCCGGCCTGATCACCCCCGGGCAGTCCAACGCCGGCATCATCCCCGCCGACATCACCAAACCGGGCCGCATCGGACTGGTCTCCAAGTCCGGCACGCTCACCTACCAGCTCATGTACGAACTGCGGGACATCGGCTTCTCGACCTGCGTCGGCATCGGCGGCGACCCCGTCGTCGGCACCACCCACATCGACTGTCTCGCCGCCTTCCAGGAGGACCCCGACACCGACCTCGTCGTCCTCATCGGCGAGATCGGCGGCGACGCCGAGGAGCGCGCGGCCGCCTACATCGGCGAGCACGTCACCAAGCCGGTCGTCGCCTACATCGCGGGCTTCACCGCACCGGAGGGCCGTACCATGGGCCATGCGGGCGCGATCGTCTCCGGCTCCTCGGGCACGGCGCAGGCGAAGAAGGACGCCCTGGAAGCCGTCGGCGTCCGGGTGGGTGGCACACCCACGGAAACGGCACGACACGTACTCGCCGTCCTCGAAGCCGGACGGTGA
- the sucC gene encoding ADP-forming succinate--CoA ligase subunit beta, with amino-acid sequence MDLYEHQARQLFEEHGIVVPKAEVTDTPKGARVIARRLGGRVVVKAQVKTGGRGKAGGVKLAADPAAAELTARQMLGMDIKGHTVGEVMLAQPVEIEDEFYVSYVLDRAAGRFLAIASAEGGMDIEEVAAARPEAVARIPVDPVEGVTSATAARIAETAGLPPQTVDVLVRLWEVLVREDALLVEVNPLVRTRDGRIMALDGKVTLDDNARFRQARWGAEHSAHADPLEAAAAAKGLNYVKLDGEVGIIGNGAGLVMSTLDVVAGCGARPADFLDIGGGASAQIMADGLSVILSDPAVKSVFVNVFGGITACDAVADGIVRALDTVRLTKPLVVRLDGNNAARGRAILDERAHPLVEQVTTMDGAADRAARLATTA; translated from the coding sequence ATGGACCTGTACGAACACCAGGCAAGGCAACTCTTCGAGGAACACGGCATCGTGGTGCCGAAGGCCGAGGTCACCGACACGCCCAAGGGAGCCCGCGTGATCGCCCGCCGGCTCGGCGGCCGCGTCGTCGTCAAGGCACAGGTCAAGACCGGCGGACGCGGCAAGGCGGGCGGGGTCAAGCTCGCCGCCGACCCGGCCGCCGCCGAACTGACGGCACGCCAGATGCTCGGCATGGACATCAAGGGGCACACGGTCGGCGAGGTCATGCTGGCCCAGCCCGTGGAGATCGAGGACGAGTTCTACGTCTCCTACGTCCTCGACCGCGCGGCCGGCCGCTTCCTCGCCATCGCCTCCGCCGAGGGCGGCATGGACATCGAGGAGGTCGCCGCAGCCCGCCCCGAGGCCGTCGCGCGCATCCCCGTCGACCCCGTCGAGGGCGTCACCTCGGCGACCGCGGCCCGCATCGCCGAGACGGCGGGCCTCCCGCCGCAGACCGTCGACGTCCTCGTCCGGCTCTGGGAGGTCCTCGTCCGCGAGGACGCCCTGCTCGTCGAGGTCAACCCGCTCGTCCGCACCCGCGACGGACGGATCATGGCCCTGGACGGCAAGGTCACCCTCGACGACAACGCCCGCTTCCGCCAGGCCCGGTGGGGAGCGGAGCACTCGGCCCACGCCGACCCGCTGGAGGCGGCCGCGGCGGCGAAGGGCCTCAACTACGTCAAACTGGACGGCGAGGTCGGCATCATCGGCAACGGCGCCGGCCTGGTCATGTCGACCCTCGACGTCGTCGCCGGCTGCGGGGCCCGCCCCGCCGACTTCCTCGACATCGGCGGCGGGGCGTCGGCGCAGATCATGGCGGACGGACTGTCCGTCATCCTCTCCGACCCGGCCGTGAAGTCCGTCTTCGTCAACGTCTTCGGCGGCATCACCGCCTGCGACGCGGTGGCCGACGGCATCGTCCGCGCCCTGGACACCGTCCGGCTGACCAAACCGCTCGTCGTACGCCTCGACGGCAACAACGCGGCCCGGGGCCGGGCCATCCTCGACGAGCGTGCCCACCCGCTGGTCGAACAGGTCACCACGATGGACGGCGCCGCCGACCGCGCGGCCCGACTCGCCACCACAGCCTGA
- a CDS encoding thiamine pyrophosphate-binding protein — MPDDTQDLISGGHLVAKALKAEGVDRIYTLCGGHIIDIYDGCVDEGIEVVDVRHEQVAAHAADGYARITGKPGCAVVTAGPGTTDAVTGVANAFRAESPMLLIGGQGALTQHKMGSLQDLPHVDMMNPITKFAATVPDTARAADMVSMAYRECYHGAPGPSFLEIPRDVLDAKVPASAARVPRQGAYRASTRSAGDPEAVEKLADLLTHAEKPAILLGSQVWTTRGTEAAVELVRALDIPAYMNGAGRGTLPPGDPHHFQLSRRYAFTNADVIVIVGTPFDFRMGYGKRLSPTATVVQIDLDYRTVGKNRDIDLGIVGDAGLVLKSVTEAVSGRINGGASQRKEWLDELRAAEQTALEKRLPQLRSNASPIHPYRLVSEINDFLTEDSIYIGDGGDIVTFSGQVVQPRSPGHWMDPGPLGTLGVGVPFVLAAKQARPDKEVVALFGDGAFSLTGWDFETLVRYDLPFVGIVGNNSSMNQIRYGQAAKYGKERERVGNTLGDVPYDKFAQMLGGHGEEVRDPADIGPALRRARESGKPSLINVWVDPDAYAPGTMNQTMYK; from the coding sequence ATGCCCGACGACACACAGGACCTGATCTCAGGCGGTCACCTCGTCGCCAAGGCCCTCAAGGCCGAGGGCGTCGACCGCATCTACACGCTGTGCGGCGGCCACATCATCGACATCTACGACGGCTGCGTGGACGAGGGCATCGAGGTCGTCGACGTACGTCACGAACAGGTGGCCGCGCACGCGGCCGACGGCTACGCCCGGATCACCGGCAAGCCCGGCTGCGCGGTCGTCACCGCGGGCCCCGGCACCACCGACGCCGTCACCGGCGTCGCCAACGCCTTCCGCGCCGAGTCGCCGATGCTGCTGATCGGCGGTCAGGGAGCCCTGACCCAGCACAAGATGGGGTCCCTGCAGGACCTGCCGCACGTCGACATGATGAACCCCATCACCAAGTTCGCGGCGACCGTGCCGGACACGGCACGCGCGGCGGACATGGTGTCGATGGCCTACCGCGAGTGCTACCACGGCGCGCCCGGCCCCTCCTTCCTGGAGATCCCGCGCGACGTCCTGGACGCCAAGGTCCCGGCGTCCGCGGCACGCGTGCCGCGGCAGGGCGCCTACCGCGCCTCGACGCGCTCGGCCGGCGACCCCGAGGCCGTCGAGAAGCTCGCCGACCTGCTGACGCACGCCGAGAAGCCGGCCATCCTGCTCGGCAGCCAGGTGTGGACCACCCGCGGGACCGAGGCGGCCGTCGAACTCGTCCGCGCCCTCGACATCCCCGCCTACATGAACGGCGCGGGACGCGGCACCCTGCCGCCCGGCGACCCGCACCACTTCCAGCTGTCACGCCGGTACGCCTTCACGAACGCCGACGTCATCGTGATCGTCGGCACGCCCTTCGACTTCCGCATGGGCTACGGCAAGCGGCTGTCGCCGACGGCGACCGTCGTGCAGATCGACCTCGACTACCGCACCGTCGGCAAGAACCGCGACATCGACCTCGGCATCGTCGGCGACGCGGGGCTGGTGCTGAAGTCGGTGACCGAGGCGGTGTCCGGAAGGATCAACGGCGGTGCCTCCCAGCGCAAGGAGTGGCTGGACGAGCTGCGCGCGGCCGAGCAGACCGCGCTGGAGAAGCGGCTGCCGCAGCTCAGGTCCAACGCCTCGCCCATCCACCCCTACCGGCTGGTCAGCGAGATCAACGACTTCCTCACCGAGGACTCGATCTACATCGGGGACGGCGGCGACATCGTCACCTTCTCCGGGCAGGTCGTCCAGCCCAGGTCGCCCGGCCACTGGATGGACCCGGGCCCGCTGGGCACCCTCGGCGTCGGTGTCCCCTTCGTGCTCGCGGCCAAGCAGGCCCGGCCCGACAAGGAGGTCGTCGCCCTCTTCGGCGACGGTGCCTTCTCCCTGACCGGCTGGGACTTCGAGACCCTCGTCCGCTACGACCTGCCCTTCGTCGGCATCGTCGGCAACAACTCCTCGATGAACCAGATCCGTTACGGCCAGGCCGCCAAGTACGGCAAGGAACGGGAGCGGGTCGGCAACACCCTCGGCGACGTCCCGTACGACAAGTTCGCGCAGATGCTGGGCGGTCACGGCGAGGAGGTCCGCGACCCCGCCGACATCGGCCCCGCGCTGCGCCGGGCCCGCGAGTCGGGCAAGCCGTCCCTGATCAACGTCTGGGTGGACCCGGACGCGTACGCCCCCGGAACCATGAACCAGACGATGTACAAGTGA
- the frc gene encoding formyl-CoA transferase: protein MTAKALDGIRVLDMTHVQSGPSATQLLAWLGADVVKLEAPTGDITRTQLRDLPDVDSLYFTMLNCNKRSITLNTKTERGKEILTELIRRSDVMVENFGPGAVDRMGFTWDRVKEINPRIVYASIKGFGEGPYTDFKAYEVVAQAMGGSMSTTGFEDGPPLATGAQIGDSGTGIHVVAGILAALFQREHTGRGQRVNVAMQHAVLNLCRVKLRDQQRLTHGPLAEYPNEDFGDEVPRSGNASGGGQPGWAVRCAPGGPNDYVYVIVQPVGWKPISELIGRPELAEDPDWATPRARLPRLGKMFQLIEEWSSTLPKWEVLERLNARNIPCGPILSTKEIIEDASLAANGMVVTVPHPERGAFVTVGSPLKLSDSPVDVVASPLLGEHNEEVFVGELGIGDEELRLLKSNGVI, encoded by the coding sequence ATGACCGCCAAGGCACTTGACGGCATCCGCGTCCTGGACATGACGCACGTCCAGTCCGGGCCCTCCGCGACCCAGCTGCTGGCCTGGCTCGGCGCGGACGTCGTCAAACTGGAGGCCCCCACCGGGGACATCACGCGCACACAGCTGCGCGACCTCCCGGACGTCGACTCCCTCTACTTCACGATGCTCAACTGCAACAAGCGGAGCATCACCCTCAACACCAAGACCGAGCGCGGCAAGGAGATCCTCACCGAGCTGATCCGGCGCTCGGACGTCATGGTCGAGAACTTCGGACCGGGCGCCGTCGATCGGATGGGCTTCACCTGGGACCGCGTCAAGGAGATCAATCCACGGATCGTCTACGCCTCCATCAAGGGGTTCGGCGAGGGCCCGTACACCGACTTCAAGGCGTACGAGGTCGTCGCGCAGGCCATGGGCGGGTCGATGTCGACCACCGGTTTCGAGGACGGGCCGCCGCTGGCGACGGGGGCCCAGATCGGGGACTCGGGCACGGGCATCCACGTGGTGGCGGGCATCCTCGCCGCCCTGTTCCAGCGGGAGCACACCGGGCGCGGGCAGCGGGTGAACGTGGCCATGCAGCACGCGGTGCTCAACCTCTGCCGGGTGAAGCTGCGCGACCAGCAGCGCCTGACCCACGGTCCGCTCGCCGAATATCCCAACGAGGACTTCGGCGACGAGGTTCCCCGGTCCGGAAACGCCTCCGGCGGCGGGCAGCCCGGCTGGGCGGTCAGGTGCGCGCCGGGCGGACCGAACGACTACGTGTACGTCATCGTGCAGCCCGTCGGCTGGAAGCCGATCAGCGAGCTGATCGGCCGGCCGGAGCTGGCCGAGGACCCCGACTGGGCGACCCCCCGGGCACGGCTGCCCAGGCTGGGCAAGATGTTCCAGCTGATCGAGGAGTGGTCCTCGACGCTGCCCAAGTGGGAGGTGCTGGAGCGGCTGAACGCGCGCAACATCCCGTGCGGGCCGATCCTGTCCACCAAGGAGATCATCGAGGACGCCTCGCTGGCCGCGAACGGGATGGTCGTCACCGTCCCGCACCCCGAACGCGGCGCGTTCGTCACCGTCGGCAGCCCGCTGAAGCTCTCCGACTCCCCCGTCGACGTGGTCGCCTCCCCACTGCTCGGCGAGCACAACGAAGAGGTGTTCGTCGGCGAGCTCGGAATCGGCGACGAGGAACTGCGTCTGCTCAAGTCGAACGGGGTGATCTGA
- a CDS encoding acetate--CoA ligase family protein yields the protein MAEDRTLRVRALLDAVRADGRTALTAPEGKVLADAYGIAVPGEELATDVEEAVAYAARFGGPVVMKIVSPDILHKTDAGGVIVGVEGAADVRAAFCRIVENARAYDPAARIDGVQVQELLPQGQEVIVGAVTDPTFGKVVAFGLGGVLVEVLKDVTFRLAPVEADEALSMLDSIRSAEILRGVRGREGVDRWAVAEQIRRVSQLVTDFPEIAEVDLNPVIATPGGAVAADIRVILSTETPRERRQYSREEILTSMRRLMQPRSVAVIGASNEAGKIGNSVMRNLVDGGFAGEIHPVNPKADDILGRKAYKSVTDVPGEVDVAVFAIPARFVAAALEEVGRKKIPNAVLIPSGFAETGEHELQDEIVAIAERHGVRLLGPNIYGYYSTWQDLCATFCTPYDVKGGVALTSQSGGIGMAILGFARTTRTGVSAIVGLGNKSDLDEDDLLTWFGEDPRTDCIAMHLEDLKDGRAFVRAARETVPKKPVVVLKAGRTAAGAKAAGSHTGALAGDDAVYDDILRQAGVIRAPGLHDMLEYARALPVLPTPKGDNVVIITGAGGSGVLLSDAVTDNGLSLMEIPPDLDTAFRAFIPPFGAAGNPVDITGGEPPSTYEATIRLGLEDPRIHALVLGYWHTIVTPPMVFAELTARVVAEFRERGVEKPVVASLAGDVEVEEACQYLFERGVVAYPYTTEQPVAVLGAKYRWARAAGLLGGGS from the coding sequence ATGGCCGAGGACCGCACGCTCCGGGTGCGCGCACTGCTCGACGCGGTGCGCGCCGACGGGCGCACCGCCCTCACCGCGCCCGAGGGCAAGGTGCTGGCGGACGCGTACGGGATCGCCGTACCGGGTGAGGAGCTGGCGACGGACGTCGAGGAGGCCGTGGCGTACGCGGCGCGGTTCGGCGGGCCCGTCGTGATGAAGATCGTCTCACCGGACATCCTGCACAAGACCGACGCCGGCGGTGTGATCGTCGGTGTGGAGGGCGCGGCCGATGTGCGGGCGGCGTTCTGCCGGATCGTGGAGAACGCGCGTGCCTACGACCCCGCCGCCCGGATCGACGGTGTGCAGGTGCAGGAGCTGCTGCCGCAGGGGCAGGAGGTCATCGTCGGCGCGGTCACCGATCCGACGTTCGGGAAGGTGGTGGCGTTCGGGCTCGGCGGGGTGCTCGTCGAGGTGCTCAAGGACGTCACCTTCCGGCTCGCGCCGGTGGAGGCCGACGAGGCGCTGTCGATGCTGGACTCGATCCGGTCGGCGGAGATCCTGCGCGGGGTGCGCGGCCGGGAGGGCGTGGACCGGTGGGCGGTCGCCGAGCAGATCCGCCGGGTGTCGCAACTCGTCACGGACTTCCCGGAGATCGCCGAGGTGGACCTCAACCCGGTGATCGCCACCCCGGGCGGGGCCGTCGCCGCGGACATCCGGGTGATCCTGTCCACCGAGACGCCCAGGGAGCGCCGCCAGTACTCGCGCGAGGAGATCCTGACCTCGATGCGGCGGCTGATGCAGCCGCGTTCGGTGGCGGTGATCGGCGCCTCCAACGAGGCGGGCAAGATCGGCAACTCGGTGATGCGCAACCTCGTCGACGGCGGTTTCGCCGGGGAGATCCACCCGGTGAACCCCAAGGCCGATGACATTCTGGGCCGCAAGGCGTACAAGAGTGTCACGGACGTCCCCGGTGAGGTGGATGTGGCGGTCTTCGCGATCCCCGCCAGGTTCGTGGCCGCGGCGCTGGAGGAGGTGGGGCGCAAGAAGATCCCGAACGCCGTCCTCATCCCCTCCGGGTTCGCCGAGACCGGTGAGCACGAACTCCAGGACGAGATCGTGGCGATCGCCGAGCGGCACGGTGTCCGGCTGCTCGGGCCCAACATCTACGGCTACTACTCGACCTGGCAGGACCTGTGCGCCACGTTCTGCACACCGTACGACGTCAAGGGCGGGGTCGCGCTGACCTCGCAGTCGGGCGGCATCGGGATGGCCATCCTGGGCTTCGCCCGCACCACCAGGACGGGTGTGTCGGCGATCGTCGGGCTGGGCAACAAGTCGGACCTGGACGAGGACGACCTGCTGACCTGGTTCGGGGAGGACCCGCGCACCGACTGCATCGCCATGCACCTGGAGGACCTCAAGGACGGGCGGGCGTTCGTGCGGGCCGCGCGGGAGACCGTGCCGAAGAAGCCGGTCGTGGTCCTGAAGGCGGGGCGTACGGCGGCGGGCGCGAAGGCCGCGGGCTCGCACACCGGCGCCCTGGCGGGTGACGACGCCGTGTACGACGACATCCTGCGGCAGGCCGGTGTGATCCGCGCGCCGGGTCTGCACGACATGCTCGAGTACGCGCGCGCGTTGCCGGTGCTGCCCACCCCGAAGGGCGACAACGTCGTGATCATCACGGGGGCGGGGGGCAGCGGGGTGCTGCTGTCGGACGCGGTGACGGACAACGGGCTGTCGCTGATGGAGATCCCGCCGGATCTGGACACGGCGTTCCGGGCGTTCATCCCGCCGTTCGGGGCGGCCGGCAACCCGGTGGACATCACCGGGGGCGAGCCGCCGTCGACGTACGAGGCGACGATCCGGCTGGGTCTCGAGGACCCGCGCATCCACGCGCTGGTCCTCGGTTACTGGCACACGATCGTCACGCCTCCCATGGTGTTCGCCGAGCTCACCGCGCGGGTGGTGGCCGAGTTCCGCGAACGGGGCGTCGAGAAGCCGGTGGTGGCGTCGCTCGCGGGTGACGTGGAGGTCGAGGAGGCGTGCCAGTACCTCTTCGAGCGGGGGGTCGTGGCGTACCCGTACACGACCGAGCAGCCGGTGGCCGTGCTCGGCGCGAAGTACCGCTGGGCGCGTGCGGCGGGGTTGTTGGGGGGCGGTTCATGA
- a CDS encoding OFA family MFS transporter gives MTTTDLRSPVPYREVADANGRVYRLGETDVDIMGRKRKWMVILPWVGMMGISSAEYAFASAEDTLHTAHSWSSAHIFWMLGVWVFFQAAVAFPAGKLRESGRLPARWAMMCGAVGTLLGYLSLAFAPHVIVAYLGFGMFSGMGAGMVYATCVNMVAKWYPERKGGKTGFVNGGFAYGSVPFVFLFTGFMDLTNFRWVLVSVGVFLAGVVAVSGYFFKDPPKNWWPADIDPLKKPTDARTRRALEKNPPAVHQYTPKEAWRTGRVALMWFCLLCTSGVNIFGIAFQVPFGDDAGFAGGIVATAMSLKAIVNGTGRGVIGWLSDRYGRKQCLIFVCIVLGLSQYGILFSGNIGNLPLFLLFSSISGFGGGAIFPMFAAMTADYFGENNNASNYGLVYSSKLVSGLLGSGMGAVVVATWDYAGAFILAGSISLFAGCVAVFLHPPGRPKARIVPNPQPLGDETA, from the coding sequence ATGACAACGACTGATCTACGTAGTCCGGTTCCCTACCGGGAGGTGGCCGACGCGAACGGACGCGTCTACCGCCTCGGTGAGACCGACGTCGACATCATGGGCCGCAAGCGCAAGTGGATGGTCATCCTGCCCTGGGTCGGCATGATGGGCATCAGCTCGGCGGAGTACGCGTTCGCGTCCGCCGAGGACACCCTGCACACGGCTCACTCGTGGAGCAGCGCGCACATCTTCTGGATGCTGGGGGTCTGGGTCTTCTTCCAGGCGGCGGTGGCCTTCCCGGCGGGCAAGCTGCGGGAGAGCGGCCGGCTGCCGGCCCGCTGGGCGATGATGTGCGGTGCGGTGGGTACCCTGCTGGGCTATCTCTCGCTCGCCTTCGCACCGCATGTGATCGTCGCGTATCTCGGCTTCGGCATGTTCAGCGGTATGGGCGCCGGCATGGTGTACGCGACCTGCGTGAACATGGTCGCCAAGTGGTATCCGGAGCGCAAGGGCGGCAAGACCGGCTTCGTGAACGGCGGTTTCGCCTACGGTTCGGTGCCGTTCGTCTTCCTCTTCACCGGCTTCATGGACCTCACCAACTTCCGGTGGGTGCTGGTCTCCGTGGGTGTGTTCCTGGCCGGTGTGGTGGCGGTGTCCGGCTACTTCTTCAAGGACCCGCCGAAGAACTGGTGGCCGGCCGACATCGACCCGCTGAAGAAGCCGACCGACGCACGCACCCGGCGCGCGCTGGAGAAGAACCCGCCGGCCGTGCACCAGTACACCCCCAAGGAGGCGTGGCGGACCGGCCGGGTGGCGCTGATGTGGTTCTGCCTGCTGTGCACCTCGGGCGTGAACATCTTCGGCATCGCCTTCCAGGTGCCCTTCGGCGACGACGCGGGCTTCGCCGGAGGCATCGTGGCGACCGCCATGTCCCTGAAGGCGATCGTCAACGGCACCGGCCGCGGTGTCATCGGCTGGCTCTCCGACCGGTACGGCCGCAAGCAGTGCCTGATCTTCGTCTGTATCGTCCTCGGGCTGTCCCAGTACGGCATCCTGTTCTCCGGGAACATCGGGAACCTGCCGCTGTTCCTGCTGTTCTCGTCCATCTCCGGCTTCGGCGGCGGTGCCATCTTCCCGATGTTCGCGGCGATGACCGCCGACTACTTCGGTGAGAACAACAACGCCTCCAACTACGGCCTGGTGTACTCCTCGAAGCTGGTCTCCGGTCTGCTCGGGTCCGGCATGGGCGCCGTCGTGGTGGCCACCTGGGACTACGCGGGCGCGTTCATCCTCGCCGGTTCGATCTCCCTGTTCGCCGGTTGCGTGGCCGTGTTCCTGCATCCCCCGGGGCGGCCGAAGGCCCGCATCGTCCCGAACCCGCAGCCGCTCGGTGACGAGACGGCCTGA